In the genome of Oncorhynchus clarkii lewisi isolate Uvic-CL-2024 chromosome 4, UVic_Ocla_1.0, whole genome shotgun sequence, one region contains:
- the LOC139406379 gene encoding creatine kinase U-type, mitochondrial-like has protein sequence MANNFARILSGKRNVGIMSLVGAGSLTAAFLLNREHVTAGAQVRRVYPASADYPDLRKHNNCMASHLTPAIYAKLVDKATPNGYTLDQAIQTGVDNPGHPFIKTVGMVAGDEESYEVFADLLDPVIKERHNGYDPQTMTHPTDLDSSKLKSGKFDERYVLSSRVRTGRSIRGLSLPPACTRAERREVEKVVVDALAGLKGDLAGTYYSLTHMTDQEQQQLIDDHFLFDKPVSPLLTCSGMARDWPDARGIWHNNTKTFLIWINEEDHTRVISMEKGGNMKRVFDRFCTGLKEVERLIQEKGWEFMWNERLGYILTCPSNLGTGLRAGVHVNLPKLSKDPRFTKILDNLRLQKRGTGGVDTAAVGSTFDISNLDRLGQSEVQLVQTVVDGVNYLIECEKKLEKGQDIKIPPPVRK, from the exons ATGGCAAACAACTTCGCCAGAATTTTGTCCGGCAAACGAAATGTGGGCATTATGTCATTAGTTGGAGCCGGGTCTTTGACAGCGGCCTTTCTGCTCAACCGTGAACATGTCACCGCCGGAGCGCAAGTACGGAGAGTGTACCCTGCCAG TGCGGACTACCCGGACCTGCGCAAGCACAACAACTGCATGGCCAGCCACCTGACACCTGCCATCTATGCCAAGCTGGTGGACAAGGCCACGCCCAACGGCTACACTCTTGACCAGGCCATCCAGACTGGTGTGGACAACCCCGGGCACCCCTTCATCAAGACCGTGGGCATGGTGGCAGGGGATGAGGAGTCCTACGAG GTGTTTGCAGACCTCCTTGACCCGGTCATCAAGGAGAGGCACAATGGCTACGACCCTCAGACTATGACCCATCCCACTGACTTGGACTCCAGCAAG CTCAAGTCGGGCAAATTCGACGAGCGCTATGTGCTGTCGTCGCGGGTCAGGACAGGCCGTAGCATCAGGGGACTGAGCCTGCCCCCGGCGTGTACCCGGGCAGAGCGCCGGGAGGTGGAGAAGGTGGTGGTGGACGCCCTGGCTGGCCTGAAGGGGGACCTGGCGGGGACATATTATAGCCTCACCCACATGACAGaccaggagcagcagcagctcaTTGAC GACCACTTCCTGTTCGATAAACCCGTGTCCCCTCTGCTGACCTGTTCAGGGATGGCCCGCGATTGGCCAGATGCACGCGGTATCTG GCATAACAACACGAAGACCTTCCTGATCTGGATCAATGAAGAGGATCACACCAGAGTCATCTCTATGGAGAAGGGAGGCAACATGAAGAGAGTGTTTGACCGCTTCTGCACAGGCCTGAAAGAG GTGGAGAGGCTGATCCAGGAGAAAGGCTGGGAGTTCATGTGGAATGAGAGACTGGGCTACATCCTCACGTGCCCCTCCAACCTGGGAACTGGGCTCCGTGCGGGAGTACACGTCAATTTGCCCAAGCTCAGCAAG GACCCTCGCTTCACTAAGATCCTGGACAACCTGCGTCTGCAGAAGAGAGGAACTGGGGGAGTGGACACTGCAGCCGTGGGAAGCACCTTCGACATCTCCAACCTAGACAGACTGGGCCAGTCAGAG GTCCAGCTAGTGCAGACGGTGGTGGACGGCGTTAACTACCTGATCGAATGTGAGAAGAAGCTGGAGAAGGGTCAGGACATCAAGATCCCTCCGCCGGTCAGGAAGTag